From Lasioglossum baleicum chromosome 2, iyLasBale1, whole genome shotgun sequence, a single genomic window includes:
- the LOC143221706 gene encoding potassium/sodium hyperpolarization-activated cyclic nucleotide-gated channel 2 has protein sequence MLHVEHSCEIPREEDVFFHPGRGPFRKIYDYFRMLIMASHKNPGARKYLGSTAFIMSEKRRQLRSYMHIIHPFSMFSYYWDFLMIVTMTIMMILLPYQASFEMISIPISWSYVKNFLLVLCIMDMVVKFQTGYMDEEEHKVVLEKRKIAKRYIIASTFIPDFLGSFPTDVFFITKWNELRVTRKVASLICVFRAASLSSHIVRMVHALDIPLALYEFCIVIYWLLISLHWQACCFFLLPVAVTSMGEPKPPRSSSWLMEQDLWHLPKPEQYLKAMLRAVTTFTKSGLLQSNISDMADLYLIIILQVVGIITPWILVGRVMQFFKGTNSSRLKYQATMAQLRQYMRHMHLPYHTQTRIIQYYEFHFQRRFFRESEIMHTLSSQMKHEISMHSCRKLVENVTFFNNLPLSLLGRIVGLLKSEIFLTNDVIVRANQPGDCMYFIATGTVAIYTNSGKEVCHLEDGAHFGEVALVMPNELRVASVVAVEVCELYRLNRADFARTIHPYPMLWERIKKIAIERHEKTMILNAQ, from the exons ATGCTGCACGTGGAGCACTCCTGCGAAATTCCAAGGGAAGAGGATGTATTTTTCCATCCTGGCCGGGGACCTTTCCGAAAAATCTACGATTATTTTCGTATGTTAATCATGGCTTCCCATAAGAATCCAGGTGCTCGAAAATATTTGGGAAGCACAGCCTTCATAATGTCTGAAAAACGCCGGCAACTGAGAAGTTATATGCACATCATTCACCCTTTCAGTATGTTTAG CTACTATTGGGACTTCCTGATGATCGTTACAATGACGATCATGATGATACTGCTCCCGTACCAAGCCTCATTCGAAATGATCAGTATACCAATATCCTGGAGCTACGTGAAGAACTTCTTGCTAGTGTTATGCATCATGGACATGGTAGTCAAGTTTCAAACTGG ATACATGGATGAGGAAGAACACAAAGTGGTCCTAGAAAAACGGAAGATCGCGAAAAGATACATCATAGCGAGCACATTCATTCCCGATTTTCTCGGCTCGTTTCCCACGGACGTGTTCTTCATAACGAAGTGGAACGAGCTGCGAGTAACCCGCAAAGTGGCATCCTTGATCTGCGTGTTCCGTGCAGCCTCTTTAAGTTCGCACATAGTCAGAATGGTCCACGCATTGGACATCCCATTGGCCCTCTACGAGTTTTGTATCGTGATCTACTGGCTGTTGATCAGCTTGCACTGGCAAGCCTGCTGCTTCTTCTTACTCCCTGTGGCAGTGACGTCTATGGGAGAACCTAAACCACCTAGAAGCAGTTCTTGGCTGATGGAGCAGGACCTGTGGCACCTGCCCAAGCCTGAACAATACTTAAAGGCCATGCTGCGCGCTGTCACAACTTTCACCAAGTCCGGGCTGCTTCAGTCGAACATCTCTGACATGGCGGACTTGTATCTGATCATCATTCTACAAGTTGTTGGTATTATAACACCTTGGATTTTGGTAGGCCGCGTGATGCAGTTCTTCAAGGGCACCAACAGCTCCCGTCTTAAATACCAAGCTACTATGGCACAATTAAGACAGTACATGAGACACATGCACCTACCATATCACACTCAAACTAGAATCATCCAGTACTATGAGTTCCACTTCCAACGCAGGTTCTTTAGAGAGTCTGAAATCATGCATACACTATCTTCACAAATGAAACACGAGATCAGCATGCACTCTTGTCGCAAGCTCGTCGAGAACGTCACTTTCTTTAACAATCTTCCTCTTTCGTTGCTTGGGAGGATTGTTGGATTGTTGAAGTCAGAGATTTTCCTTACCAACGATGTGATTGTCAGAGCCAATCAGCCTGGAGATTGCATGTATTTTATTGCTACCGGGACTGTTGCTATTTATACTAATTCTGGAAAGGAGGTCTGTCATTTAGAGGATGGCGCACACTTTGGGGAAGTTGCTCTTGTTATGCCCAATGAACTTCGGGTTGCCAGTGTCGTCGCTGTTGAGGTGTGCGAGCTCTATCGGCTGAACAGGGCCGACTTTGCTAGGACCATTCATCCTTATCCCATGCTGTGGGAGAGGATCAAGAAGATTGCTATCGAGAGGCACGAGAAGACGATGATTCTGAACGCTCAGTAG
- the LOC143216432 gene encoding uncharacterized protein LOC143216432 — translation MNWNTFFTGAKHHGTSKSEDEPETEDEDVTDSNVTVSTEKMSHFLGKRFQEAPGGHFSQKCIRTIFLTSNATTFLAGIVGVVTSVWTLTDDRIMSRLIGHRIFLITLLFVGLIGSLASLLGIIGLVQKLKKYLKIYIFLCLLFLCVIFVTAISSFWIIEEILRNVHTDMVTAMKNYDSSSSSRRSWDSTHRYLKCCGIQSSRDWIKYDISIPKSCCATVIEECIKITEAVAFKSGCLQNAALLLKSHVHAISITALLIFLILVR, via the exons ATGAATTGGAACACATTTTTCACCGGTGCAAAACACCACGGAACCAGCAAAAGCGAGGATGAACCGGAAACGGAAGACGAGGATGTCACCGACAGCAATGTCACCGTTTCCACGGAAAAAATGTCACATTTCCTCGGAAAGCGGTTCCAGGAGGCCCCTGGCGGTCACTTCTCCCAAAAATGCATTCGGACCATTTTCCTAACGAGCAATGCAACAACGTTC CTTGCAGGCATAGTTGGTGTTGTGACGTCAGTGTGGACCCTCACTGACGACAGAATAATGTCCAGATTGATTGGACACCGGATTTTCCTCATCACTTTATTGTTCGTTGGTCTGATTGGATCTCTCGCTTCTTTACTCGGAATAATTGGCTTAGTCCAAAAACTAAAGAAGTACTTGAAGATC TACATATTTCTTTGCCTACTGTTCCTCTGCGTTATCTTCGTAACTGCTATATCGAGCTTCTGGATCATCGAAGAAATTCTAAGAAATGTTCACACAGACATGGTCACCGCCATGAAAAACTATGATTCCTCATCGTCGAGTAGAAGATCATGGGACAGTACCCACAGATAT CTGAAGTGTTGTGGGATTCAGTCCTCGCGTGATTGGATCAAGTATGACATTAGTATCCCGAAGAGTTGCTGTGCTACAGTCATTGAAGAA TGTATAAAAATTACGGAAGCTGTAGCCTTCAAATCCGGATGTCTTCAAAACGCTGCGCTTTTGTTGAAATCGCATGTCCATGCCATAAGCATAACAGCCCTGCTGATTTTTCTGATCCTGGTAAGATAA